TAGAGACTATGTGAAGCCAAACCGAGTGGATATTAGACAAATTGAGTATATATACCCTACTGTAACTGGAAATAAGAAAGAATGGTAAATGGACAGAGTGATAATTAGACCCAAAATAGTAAGTCGAACTGGTCGTTGACAAACAAGGATTAGGGCAATGACGCATAAAAGTCTCTATTACCTGTATGCTGATTTCACCATCACATGGCATCtttcatgaaatccttgattttgatcaGCTGTAAAGTATTGTTACAAAGGTTGTTACCATCAggagcccgtttcataaaggacttgcaactattgtaactttgccattatggcaactaccaccGTAACCTTGAtgatgattggctgctgagctcTGATACAATGACAGTCCAGTGGGTGCTCAATCTATACTCTGTTATGTTTATAATGTGTATACACTGTAcctatttctttcaattttcattgccgaaataaataataataataataataataatggtggttTCCATTATGGCAAatttacaacagttgcaagtcctttatggcACAGTTACAACATTAATGGAACAGGGCCCAGATCATGTAGGATGAGTCCAAACAATAGACAAAGTAGGgggtagaccaagtggtaattGGACAACTTACCTTGTATGTGCCTCTGGAATGATATCATCCACTACCACGTAGATCATGGCACCTGCTGCGAAGGCCAAGGCATACGGTAGGATAGGTTCTGCAACGGTGACTGCCAGCGCCCCAATTACACCTGCTATGGGCTCCACCATACCACTCAGCTGGCCATACCTTAAAGAGGGCggatataataaaatattgactTGAACTGAAAATACAGCTGACCATACCTTAGagacaaaatgcactccttcatgctgaatGTAGACATCAACACTACAACATTCGGGGAACCCAGAGTTACAAActatattgaatgtaatattttatcgcCTAACTTCACAAATGAATATCTAAAACAGACAGAACTTTCAACActttaaaaatgttaattttctgGTGGGTTcgctaacttttgagcaccactatagatattaaacaaatatatcaggctttgagaaaatgtagtagaattatttatccgaggttggtctgGCAATTACTACTAATatagtagttttgccagtccaactGAGGATTAATAATTTccactatgctttcgaatgaaacgcccgatatatttgttttattaataatttataaCCAAAATCTATGTGCTGAGTTTGCAAAGTCCGGTTACTTGCGTTGAATTACCTACTTTTCTCCGAGCCACCGCGCTCAGCGGAACGCAGATTAGTGCCTGCGCTGACGCGTCACGGGACTTGCCCGGGAGAGAGAGCTCGCTGGCCGGTGTGCCAAAGAGTTTAGCTACATATCCAGTTTTCTGAAATAATGACATCAGAATATTGGTATAGCGAAAAATATATTGAGGTATGATGTCATGCAACATcaaagttgaaatatatttggtcacatgatgctatttgaaccaatcactaTACAGGATTCAATCTATGtaagatattaaagaaaatattgacttGAGATCATTTTCTCAAATAGATCAACTATAAATATGGGCTATGGTATCCACTATACCACTCAGCTGGCCATACCTTAGAGAGGGCAGATATAACATAATGACTTGAGATTATAGTCTGTAATGGATTAGACATGAATATGGGGTATAGGCTGCACCATACCAGTCAGCTGACCATACCTTAGAGACCTCATCGGATGGTTCGATAGCCGAAGTGAGGGTGGTTGGAGGatgattcaaccccccccccccctggctattTTAGGGTTAATGGTCACACATTGGTACTTTATAATACTTTTTACTTTGGGGGCGTtgggtctagtggttatgactctcgtctttcaatcagaagGATGTTTATTTGCATCCCAGcagtgttttccttcagcaagaattttacccacactgtgctgcactcaatccaggtgggGTGAATGGGTACTTAGCAGAATTAATTCCTCAAATGCACTGAGCGAtggaaggcagctcgagctaaagctgttGTAACAATAATGGTGTATtttggaatagattatttctagatagatggcgctttCTAAATGCCTTTTATTACTACTTTCTATGTAAGACAAGAGATCTATTAGAAACTCACCAGAAACTTCTCCATATAGAGAACCCTGAGCCTCGGAGGGGAAGACTAACAGCAAGGCCTTCTGGGAAATTTTGAATTCCAATACCAATCGCTAAATTCCTGTAATGATAGCAATGTGAGgggaaatgaagataaaaacaCATTGGAAGTAAAGACAGTTCTTAACTACTGATATTTTTACTTCATTCTTCAGAAAATTTGAGAATAAGGAATGCAAAATTTTACTGTTATGAGAGAGGATTGCATTTCAAACATTAGAAAGTTGTTGACTTTATTATTTCTCTTTAATCTGAActaaaaagaaagtaaagaaagtTTTATACCAATTACTGTTATACATACTCATTCTAAAGGGAATTTGCAGCAAAAATGCATGCATTTACTATTATGAAAGAGGATTGCATTTCCAACATTAGAAAGTTGTTGACTTTATTATTTCTCTTTAATCTGAActaaaaagaaagtaaagaaagtTTTATACCAATTACTGTTATACATACTCATTCTAAAGGGAATTTGCAGCAAAAATGCATGCATTTACTATTATGAAAGAGGATTGCATTTCCAACATCAGAAAATGTtcagaattttcaaattatctGAGCAAATTATGAAATTGCATGAGCATTATAGTTACATAAGACAGAAAAATAGCACTTGATGTGCAGTGCAATTaaaaattcatgattttttttcttcaaaaagtaATAAATATGACTCTCCCTCCCCAAAATACCTAGTTTCCTAATCATAAATGTCtaatatgattttcttattttcacaaattttcaatttttcacaaattatatcAATACCCTCCACATAAAATATTACTGACAGCAGAAATGAATTTCGCCTTTgttgataaataaatatcatGGAGGAAAacaaagatacatgtagctGGATAATATTGTAAGGGTTACTATTGTAgtatattttgcctttttttaaatccaaaGAAGATTCCCACCTTGCATTCTCAAACGTGGCTGAGGGTGTTTTTCCTATCGCTCCGAATCCAACACCAACGGCTAAACCCTCTgtaggagaaaaaaatgaatacaggaAAATTGCACAAAGACCATTCTTACTTAATACCAGTCACTCTGCCTCATTGGTAACTTACTTACACAATTGACTCTGCCTGAATGGCTAATGGTCACTTTTCCCCTGTAGTGGCAGTACAGAACAAATAGACCAGAAAGTGCATCCCTGCCAAAAACATCAATTTTAATCagttttgtaccagctacatataggtggtttatATCATAGAAATATGTAAAATGACTCTTTTCAACGTTCCGTGTTGGCACCGTGGGAGGAATATGACTGCAGCATAAGGCATCTCTTCAAAACAGAGAAATCTGGGGGTGTTTTACAAGGAATTAAGTGTAACTTGGAGTCATGCTTAAATACTAATGTGCACATGATATATTACACAAATTCTTATTGATTCATACGCAATAGCGCATGTCCTCTTAGAATGACTTATCTGGTGTATTGGCGACTTGTCTTAGTGTGATACCTTTTATATAATACACAACTGGAAATTTAAGTTCGCCTCGTAATTCACAAATAAATCTTTGTGCCCCTGTTTCACTAAAGCTGATTTTGACTTCTAAAGGAGATGTTATTAATGCATGCTTTGCATATTCTAGtctaaaacaatattttgagtATCAAGGTGTTTATTGCAGAGACTACTGTACTTAATAAAAGCCAAAACATTGAAGTCATTTCAGCCAGGATGATTCAGGGTTTCCTTGTTACacgaaaacaaaattccctctGATTTTCCCTGATGAAGCCTCAAAATTCCATGATAGTTATTTCTACTCATTTCCAGTCACATGTGTGTTCTATATTGCTGCAGTGAACTATTTGCAGTAAAAAAGAGATCGGAGTCTGACTGGCATCACTGGctaattacgatttttttacgcCAATCGACGAACAATTGCTCCGGACTTTATTTCATTCAAGATACACGGTTAGGAATAGGGCTGCAATaaggttttatgttaggtttagggtcaTGTTTAGGATTTGAGGGTATAGGTTAAATCCgggttcaaaatggtcattCCATTAGTGCATGGAATTTACACAGAGCAATTGCCACAGGAGCAAATATCATGGAACCGAAGTGCttatcaggggtgtgagtggtcacaaataaaaagatctaaaaaaagctgaagagtgttgaaaaagtctgaaatagaaagagctcccatactttttgcaCAGAGGAAAGCCAAGAATAAgctaaaaatcaaacaaaaaatcctgaaattagcttaaaatctgaactctcacccCCCTGGCTAATCCTAAAGAAAAATGGGAAAGGCCATTTGAGGAAAGTTTCTCATGAGCTCACTACAAACCGCCTCCTTACCTGGAATGTTATGTAttgtgatggcaatgatgaggAGTAGGATTCTCTTCCACGTCACGGAGCTTCTCTCCGCAGCTCTGTCCCGAGGTGATGAAGGCAGACTGGTATCTCCATTGGAAAACTGGACGGTCACCGAGGAGTTGGCCCCTCCCTGTTTTCTGCGTTGGGTCACGGTCGATGAATCTACAGgacaaatttaaataagaagTAAATGAAAACTGCCATTTTGAGAAGCAGTATATAAAAACGGCCAGTATGTATCACAGGaatgatttgatatttgtgTGAACTTTTGGGCTGATGTTATCCTTGAAATATGATGAGAATTGGCCAAAATTCACCAAATTATGAACATATTCTTCTGATTAGGATAAGGATCTAACTTGAAAACTTGATGCAAAGTGAATGCTAAATACGCTATTGATGCAGAACCAGAAACCTAAAGTAACTAGACAGGTCTGCATATTACAAAGGAatgagaaatataaaaaaaatattgtcttgtTACTCTTCAACTTTGTTAAAACATGGTGAgagcaataaaataataatcatttatcaacataaaatacaaagagACTAGCTTATCTGTACATTGAGTGTCAGTGTAGGAAGACAGTTTCAAGTCATGGCCTTGACAAGTACACTTAACAGCAGCtttgatttgatatttaatcTACCTTattctcatgattttttttaagtttctcaAAAAAATTTTGTCCTACatcaatttgtattttcaaaaagaaGTCTTTAGATAAAATGCATGAgcctatttttctcaaaaaaaatcatgaatgttATTGTTTTTAGATGGATCGCAACCATTTTGTAATACCACTCTGCTTACATGTGAagggctttcacaattgctcgtACGATTGTTTGTGAACATTTGGTCACAATAAATGTTGCACACAATGGCAACGGTTATAAGCAGTCAcaccaccaattgtgaaaggggcttcaCATCAACTCTTTATCGAAACTATTGTTAAAGTGTTCACTTATGGGTTTTTTTAATGCAGAATTTTCTACTCTTATCCAAAGGCGCACAACTAACTACATCTACAATGCTTTAGCTAATGATGAAGACTTTACTTTTTGAGTTATAGAATTTATCAACTGAGTAGGGACTTCAATTTAAGCAAATTACTTAGCCCCAAAGACAAATTCTGAACAAAGAGCGTTGAGTATTCTACTTTTAACATTCTGGCTTGAATATTAAATTGAATACTGACCCACATAATCGTCATGACAGCATTATAATATATGGAGGACTCGTGCTACAAAATGTTTGTCTACCTACTCAATGAAGCACATGTTCATGTTTGTACTTGAAAAGTGAACCTAGAATATCATAGAAAATTATGATCAGTACCTCCTGAACAATATCATCCTGGCTTATAAGGTCATTATAAGAACATGAAAgtaattttataatttcatttttcccaTGAGCATTGGCTAGCTATCTAATCTAGAAGTATAGTtgcattgtatacatgtacatgtgggagcaatttcttaattcatttttgtaataTGATCATtcaatatgcaaatttatgaaaAGCCTGGATGTttctaaaattatattatacTTCTCATCTAAACGATCACTTTCCATGACATATGGTGGAAACTTCATTGCTTGATTGCCATCACCTAAAAACTGAAATGTGATTATaatcaggggccgattgcacaaaagggtctttgcaaggactgTCTTTCATGTCGctcatcttttatgatgcgccatgtgaaacgcattttaaaccAATCATCTGCGAACATATTCTATTCGTccattgaaataaacaaaatatttgtttataaagtGATGTGATATattatgaaattgtataaatatttgatttaaaagcaagctaacgaatcttatttcttatcataatttcagaaacaccccgcttatagcgtatcataaaagatgggcgacacgaaagacggtccttggaaagaccctttcatgcaatcggcccctgggcTCTAGCAAAGTACGGAATTACGCGTGgcgcatttttcaaaactgATATTTTTCAACACCCAACTTTAGCGCCGTACGTACACGAAACATGCGCGCTGCTTAAACGGACGATCGGGAACATTTTagaattgttttgaggtgctaCTAACTTATACCCGGTAATAATCACATTATCCACACATGCACATCATACATCATATGGTCAAATTGAATTGTATCTATACTATAATACTATACTCCAAACTCTCTTGTACACATACTGAATATGTGTTTTTACAGGCATGTCCTGCACTGAATATCATTTTAGACAATGGCTGAGCATGCCCTTGGAAGAgttgaaatgaatatttcaaagGAGCTGGTCTTATGGGGATTTACATTTGGCTaaacatgcagattttccatcagagcaaatgacatgaaatcaaagaaatggtaaaggccaccgcacaccttacgacccgaccggtcgccgactggcttgcaactgagtgaggggagatgaatcgcaaggcagtcataagcctcgacaccacACACCTTGtgatccgatctgcgactcacgcacgcgctttttgctttttggcattgcatctgagaaattgcgcttactactgcgtatgcgcgttgtttatcattatACGCGTTATGCAACTCTGATGTCTGActggctggaggttggattgagccTGCGATctagtcataaggattcgacatgaaAAATCCTTctgattttccttgcgacttgtctctgaccggtctgcgacgctcaagctgacaagagctgtgacgtcacatctcccctcacccagtcgcaagccagtcggcgactggtcgggtcgtaaggtgtgcggtggcctttatgTATCTAGCCCAGTTAGACCTGAGACTGAAAAGCACCATCACTATACAAAGCTCCAACACGCCACGATCATCAATCACCATAGCATATCATGATCCTTGAAATGCACCTTCAGAGCCAAAGAATTATCCCCATTTCATTCACACTAGGAATACAGGGTTCAACTGCGCACCTCTTTGACATAAAACCACCAATACCCTTGGCTGCAGCCTTGAACATAAAAAAGGTTGATGCATGATtaatttgaaagtatattaCATTTGAGACCATTAAGGCCTATCACATCATTTAGTGCAAGCCTTGCGGGTGACTTGTGAGTGACTATTTTTACTACACATGCATGTCACCTGCAATGACAGTATCTCGCACTCGGTCGACACAGGAGCACACACAAATTTTACACTCTGGAGGCAAGGTACAAAATTGCACCCTTTCGAGTGCAAATTACTAAGCTATCTTAAGGTGGTATATTCGTCAGACCTTTAAAATGAGCCAATTTCTAATCCTCTGTGCAAGATAACCCAGCAAAGAGGATCTACCAGTGGTGCAAATTTCTTGATGCAAGTTCTCAATGTTTAGGGCATAGTTTACACTAGATTATATGCTGCATACCCGTTCATGCATTTTCACACacaatgctacatgtacagacctgccaacctctgggaatgaaaaaattgtattccatgattaaaaaaatgtattttttacccccaaaagtgtatttcataataaaatgcgtgGCGCACTGGCTCAAGCTGCAcacaagctaaaatgcgcactgctcttgcggatgagaaaaaaatttgaaacatgtgtatatctcaccctgatGATTGgaaaaaacaagttacctgaaattacatgtacattgat
This genomic window from Lytechinus variegatus isolate NC3 chromosome 10, Lvar_3.0, whole genome shotgun sequence contains:
- the LOC121423072 gene encoding zinc transporter ZIP11-like, which gives rise to MLQGYDPVTQSLFGTLFTWGLTAAGAALVFVFTSGKRKILDGSLGFAAGVMIAASYWSLLAPSIEIAETKGYSKWSFMPAAIGFILGALFVYAADVFLPMLGVSSPNVALALQSENKLHAEYGDDLDVTTVTQNLDEETPDSSTVTQRRKQGGANSSVTVQFSNGDTSLPSSPRDRAAERSSVTWKRILLLIIAITIHNIPEGLAVGVGFGAIGKTPSATFENARNLAIGIGIQNFPEGLAVSLPLRGSGFSIWRSFWYGQLSGMVEPIAGVIGALAVTVAEPILPYALAFAAGAMIYVVVDDIIPEAHTSGNGRLASWGAVFGFVVMMSLDVGLG